The window CGGCGGCGAAACCAACTACATCAGCGCCACGCTCGCCCTGTACCTGGATCTGTTCAACATCTTCCAGAGCCTGCTGTCCCTGCTGGGCATCATGGGCGGCGACCGCGACTGACCCGGCATCGAGCCGAACTATTGAAAAGGCCCTGCGGGGCCTTTTCCTTTTCCGGTTCATGGATAACGCTCAATACGCGCTCCCATCGGTCGATAATGAAAACAATGGTTACCACACTCGACTCCCGGTCTTCGCGATGGCTGCTGGCAACGCTGGCGGCCTTGCTGCTGGCCGGCTGCGAGATCCCCGGCATCTACCCCGATCCCAAGACGGTGGCGAAAGAAGCCGACGCCAAGGCCACGGGCGGCGGCTGCCGGCATGCGATGCGCGCCCTGGAGGATTGCTACGCGATGAATCCGAAAGCACCCCGCGCCTCGGTCTTCGCAGGCTGGAAGGAAATGGACGCCTACATGCGCGAGAACAAGATCGAGGGCGTGACGCCGTCGCCGGTCAAGGCCGCGGAAGTCGTCGAAGAAACCTCGGTCGCCAGCAAGGGCGAAAAGTCCACCGAACACAAATGAAAAAGGGGCCGGTCCGGCCCCTTGCTCATGGCGCGCGGCCGCTTACTCGGCCAACTCGAACACCGCCATGCTCTCCACGTGCGCCGTGTGCGGGAACATGTTCACCACCCCGGCCGACACGCAACGGTAGCCACCCAGCGCCACCAGCAGCCCCGCATCGCGCGCCAGCGTGGCCGGGTTGCAGCTCACATAGACGATGCGCCGTGGCGGCGTCCAGCCCTGACGCAACTCGCGCTGCTGGTTCAGGTCGGCCAGGGCCTTGGCCAGCGCGAATGCGCCTTCGCGCGGAGGATCGACCAGCCACTTGTCGGCCGAGCCGTCGGCGATCAACATCTCCGGCGTCATCTCGAAAAGGTTGCGTGCTACGAATTTGGTAGCTGCCAGCGCCCTTTCCGTGCCCAGTCGAGCATTGTTCTTCTCATAATTTTCGCGCGAGCGCGCGACCAGGGTTTCGCTGCCCTCGATGCCCAGCACCTCACGCGCCTGCGTGGCCAACGGCAACGTGAAGTTGCCCAGGCCACAGAACCAGTCGATCACCCGTTCGGTCTTCTGCGCGTCGAGCAGGCGCAGCGCCTTGGACACCAGCACGCGGTTGATGTGAGGGTTGACCTGGGTGAAGTCGGTCGGCTTGAACGGCATCTGGATGTCGAAGTCCGGCAGCGCATAGCCCAGTTGCGCCCCATCGGCATCCAGCAGCTTGACCGTGTCGGGCCCCTTGGACTGCAGCCACCACTGAACGCCATGTTCCAGCGCGAAGGCGCGCAGGCGCGCCAGATCGTCTTCGCTCAGCGGCTCGAGGTGGCGCAACACCAGGGCGGTTACGTCGTCGCCGCAGGCCAGTTCGATCTGGGGCACGGTGTTGATCGCGTCCATCGCGCCGACCAGCGCGCGCAGCGGCAGCAGCATGGCGTTCACATGCGGCGGCAACACATGGCATTCGCGGATGTCGGCCACGTAACGGCTGCTGCGTTCGTGGAAGCCGACGAGCACGGTGCCCTTCTTGAGCACATGCCGCACCGACAGCCGCGCGCGGTAGCGGTAGCCCCAGGCCGGCCCTTCGATGGGCCGCGCGACGGTTTCGGATTTGACCTTGCCCAGGTGCCAGAGGTTGTCCTCGAGCACGCGCTGCTTCACCGCGACCTGCGCGGCCGGGTGCAGGTGCTGCATCTTGCAGCCGCCGCAGGCCCCCGGGTGCAGGCCGAAGTGCGGGCACTGGGGCCGCACGCGTTGCGAAGATTCACGGTGGATGGCGGTGACGGTGCCCGCCTCCCAGTTGTTCTTCCGGCGGTGGATGCTCGCGCTGACCTGTTCGAAAGGCAGCGCGCCCTCGACAAAGACGACCTTGCCGTCCTCGCGGTGGGCGATGCCCTTGGCCTCGATGTCGAGGGATTCGATGTCAAGCCAGCCTGGCGGCAGGGTCGACGTTTTTTCTGTGGGCTCGGTCATTCGGTTTTAGTTTTCGGTTCAAACGATCAGGAAGCCCGCACCACGGCGGCAATGCGTTCGGCGCAGGCCTGGGCCTGGCGGGCATCGCGGGCCTCGACCATCACGCGCACCAGCGGCTCGGTGCCGCTCGGGCGGATCAGCACTCGGCCGTTCTGGCCGAGTTCGGCTTCGACGGCCTGGGTCACGCGGGCCAGGTCGCCATTGGCCTTCCATTCCTGGCCGGGGCGCAGGCGCACGTTGATCAGCGTCTGCGGAAACAGCGTGACTTCGGACAGTAGCTGCGACAGCGTCTGGCCGCGCCGGATGCAGGCCTGCAGCACCTGCAGCGCGCTGACCAGGCCATCGCCCGTCGTGTGTTTGTCGAGCGCGAGCAGATGGCCCGAGCCTTCGCCGCCCAGCAACCAGCCGCGCTTTTCGAGTTCCTCCAGCACATACCGGTCGCCGACCTTGGCGCGCACGAGTTCCACACCCTTGGCCTTGAGCGCCACCTCGACGGCCATGTTGGTCATCAGCGTGCCGACCACGCCGGGCACGGCATCACCGGCGCGCGAACTGCGCTGGCTGCCGCCGCGGGAAAGCCGCTCGATCACCATCAGGTACAGGATCTCGTCGCCGTTGAACAGGCGCCCATCGGCATCAACGACCTGCAGCCGGTCGGCATCGCCGTCGAGCGCAATGCCGTAGTCGGCCTTGTGGGCCTTGACGGCGTCGATCAAGGCCTGCGGATGGGTCGCGCCGACCTGGTGGTTGATGTTCAGCCCGTCCGGGCTGCAGCCGATGGCGATCACTTCGGCGCCGAGTTCGTGAAAGACCAGCGGGGCGATGTGGTAGGCGGCACCATGGGCGCCATCGACCACCAGCTTCAGCCCCTTGAGCGTCAACGCGCCCGGAAACGTGCTCTTGCAGAACTCGATGTAGCGCCCGGCCGCGTCGTCGAGCCGCCGTGTCTTGCCCAGCGACGCCGAGTCGGCCCACACGGGCGGCGTTTCGAGCGCAGCTTCCACGGCCTGTTCCCAGGCGTCGGGCAGCTTCGTGCCCTCGGCGCTGAAGAACTTGATGCCGTTGTCGGCAAACGGGTTGTGGCTGGCGCTGATGACGACGCCCAGGCTCGCCCGCTGCGCGCGCGTGAGGTAGGCCACGCCGGGCGTGGGCAGCGGTCCGAGCAGGACCACGTCGACGCCGGCCGAATTGAAACCCGACTCGAGCGCGCTTTCCAGCATGTAGCCCGAAATGCGGGTGTCCTTGCCGATCAGCACCGTCGGGCGCGATTCGGTTTCCTTCAGCACGCGGCCCACGGCATGCGCCAGGCGCAGCACGAAATCAGGGGTGATCGGGGCCTGGCCGACAGTACCGCGGATGCCGTCGGTTCCGAAATAGAGACGCGTCATGTTCTTTCCTTTTTTGTTTTTGCTTGGGTGGCGATTAGAGCGCAATTCGACGGGCGACTTGCCACCGCTCAGCCCTGGCTGGCCGCCGTCCAGACCTTAAGGGCCTGCACCGTGGCGGAGACGTCATGGACCCGCACCACGCGCGCGCCGCGCTCGACGGCGATCAGCGCCGCGGCCACGCTGGGCAACAGCCGCTCGTGGGTGCCCGCCACGCGCTCGGCGGCCGGGGTGGCCATGGCGGCAAGCGATGACTTGCGCGACCACGCGGCGAGCAGCGGATACCCGAGGGCCAGCAGTTCGCGCTGCCGCGAGAGCAGCGAAAAATTCTGCGCCACGGTCTTGCCGAAACCCGGGCCAGGATCGAGCAGTATTCGGGCCTTTTCGACCCCTAGCGCAAGCAGGGCCTGCGCCTGGCGCTGCAGAAACAGGAGCACTTCGGGCAGCACGTCCCCGTCCATCGGCGAGCGCTGCATGGTTGTCGGCTCACCATGCATGTGCATCAGGCAGATACCACAGCGCGGGTGCCGGCCCACGACGTCAGCACCCGCCAGCCCATTCGCCGGATCACGCCAGCGCAAGGCCCAGATGTCGTTGATGATGTCGGCGCCGAGATCGAGCGCGGCCTGCATCACCTCGGGTTTGTAGGTGTCCACGGAAATCGGCACGCCCAGCCGCACGGCCTCGCGCAGCACCGGCAGCACGCGGGCGAGTTCGTCGGCCGCGGACAAGGGTGTCGCACCGGGCCGCGTCGATTCGCCGCCGATGTCCAGCAGGTCCGCGCCTTGCCGGATCAGCGCTTCGCAATGGCGCAAGGCGTCGGCGGTGGTCGCGTGCAGGCCTCCGTCGGAAAAGGAGTCGGGCGTCACGTTGACGATGCCCATCACCTGCGGGCGCGTCAGGTCGATCTGGAAGCGGGAGGTCTGCCAATGCATGGAGCGTGACGAAAGAGAACGAAAGAAGTCGGGACGGGCCGGAACGCAAAAACGGGGCGCGAGGCCCCGTGATGCTGGTCGATGACCGGATCAGACCGCCGTTGGTGCGGGGTCCGTGCTGACTGCGGGAGCGCCACCGCTGCCGCCATTGTTGCTGCCACCGCTGTTGGGCACGCGCGGCGTCC of the Rhodoferax koreense genome contains:
- the rlmD gene encoding 23S rRNA (uracil(1939)-C(5))-methyltransferase RlmD, with the translated sequence MTEPTEKTSTLPPGWLDIESLDIEAKGIAHREDGKVVFVEGALPFEQVSASIHRRKNNWEAGTVTAIHRESSQRVRPQCPHFGLHPGACGGCKMQHLHPAAQVAVKQRVLEDNLWHLGKVKSETVARPIEGPAWGYRYRARLSVRHVLKKGTVLVGFHERSSRYVADIRECHVLPPHVNAMLLPLRALVGAMDAINTVPQIELACGDDVTALVLRHLEPLSEDDLARLRAFALEHGVQWWLQSKGPDTVKLLDADGAQLGYALPDFDIQMPFKPTDFTQVNPHINRVLVSKALRLLDAQKTERVIDWFCGLGNFTLPLATQAREVLGIEGSETLVARSRENYEKNNARLGTERALAATKFVARNLFEMTPEMLIADGSADKWLVDPPREGAFALAKALADLNQQRELRQGWTPPRRIVYVSCNPATLARDAGLLVALGGYRCVSAGVVNMFPHTAHVESMAVFELAE
- the glmM gene encoding phosphoglucosamine mutase; the protein is MTRLYFGTDGIRGTVGQAPITPDFVLRLAHAVGRVLKETESRPTVLIGKDTRISGYMLESALESGFNSAGVDVVLLGPLPTPGVAYLTRAQRASLGVVISASHNPFADNGIKFFSAEGTKLPDAWEQAVEAALETPPVWADSASLGKTRRLDDAAGRYIEFCKSTFPGALTLKGLKLVVDGAHGAAYHIAPLVFHELGAEVIAIGCSPDGLNINHQVGATHPQALIDAVKAHKADYGIALDGDADRLQVVDADGRLFNGDEILYLMVIERLSRGGSQRSSRAGDAVPGVVGTLMTNMAVEVALKAKGVELVRAKVGDRYVLEELEKRGWLLGGEGSGHLLALDKHTTGDGLVSALQVLQACIRRGQTLSQLLSEVTLFPQTLINVRLRPGQEWKANGDLARVTQAVEAELGQNGRVLIRPSGTEPLVRVMVEARDARQAQACAERIAAVVRAS
- the folP gene encoding dihydropteroate synthase, which codes for MHWQTSRFQIDLTRPQVMGIVNVTPDSFSDGGLHATTADALRHCEALIRQGADLLDIGGESTRPGATPLSAADELARVLPVLREAVRLGVPISVDTYKPEVMQAALDLGADIINDIWALRWRDPANGLAGADVVGRHPRCGICLMHMHGEPTTMQRSPMDGDVLPEVLLFLQRQAQALLALGVEKARILLDPGPGFGKTVAQNFSLLSRQRELLALGYPLLAAWSRKSSLAAMATPAAERVAGTHERLLPSVAAALIAVERGARVVRVHDVSATVQALKVWTAASQG